One Danio rerio strain Tuebingen ecotype United States chromosome 13, GRCz12tu, whole genome shotgun sequence DNA window includes the following coding sequences:
- the mad2l1bp gene encoding MAD2L1-binding protein — protein MEEGSKKGQFDCENMTVIKHSNTIETSNNNCSNKLIQSNQCTSHEEESRASSGKTERNILCYVDDPESSAESEVENVCLQDDIGESESDSVCVEHLNPSEDQENRNSSTQTRTDHRGDDVGCQETDSLASASGSHKDCESNGVPPHSVDDEEIFRRAREEGRVNVIFPGCITQDGCCRFVGELLKCVLYQRQQMPMTYDQMVFLQKQQHNASQDIIKQRSAKASGGLDWRRCQKMLQELDDVLAHLEALFSLSRVPRVLFMLGGSTVLPTELYEVNMESVAVGAGENSLRTSTCLRQIFRTLFVADLLSDAKSVRLMSTTVLALGHRDCGVTGFKPRVDFKVPTKVKRQVISIGSDLSLAGELPKTDLEDYIWFQAPVTVKGFCK, from the exons ATGGAAGAGGGATCCAAGAAGGGACAGTTTGATTGTGAAAACATGACTGTCATCAAACACAGCAACACCATCGAAACCTCTAACAACAACTGCAGTAACAAGCTTATTCAAAGCAATCAATGCACATCTCACGAAGAAGAATCAAGAGCTTCATCTGGAAAAACGGAAAGGAACATTTTGTGCTATGTCGACGATCCAGAATCCTCCGCTGAGTCTGAAGTGGAAAATGTTTGCCTGCAGGACGACATTGGAGAGTCTGAATCAGATAGTGTTTGTGTGGAGCATTTGAACCCATCAGAAGATCAAGAAAACAGAAATAGCTCCACACAGACAAGAACAGACCATAGAGGTGATGATGTAG GTTGTCAGGAGACTGATTCTTTGGCCAGTGCTTCTGGCAGTCATAAGGATTGTGAATCAAATGGAGTGCCTCCACACTCTGTAGATGATGAAGAAATATTCAGAAGAGCGAGAGAGGAAGGACGAGTGAATGTCATCTTCCCTGGATGCATCACTCAGGATGGTTGCTGTCGATTTGTTGGCGAGCTTCTGAAATGTGTCCTTTATCAGCGCCAACAGATGCCCATGACATACGACCAAATGGTGTTCCTTCAGAAACAGCAGCATAATGCCTCTCAG GACATTATAAAGCAGCGGTCTGCAAAGGCGTCAGGGGGTTTGGATTGGCGTCGATGCCAGAAGATGTTGCAGGAACTGGATGATGTGTTGGCCCACCTTGAGGCACTGTTCTCTCTCAGTCGAGTTCCCCGCGTGCTTTTCATGCTGGGTGGATCCACTGTTCTTCCTACAGAGCTGTATGAGGTCAACATGGAATCGGTGGCCGTCGGGGCCGGGGAAAACAGCTTAAGGACCTCAACCTGTCTAAGACAGATTTTCCGCACGCTGTTTGTGGCTGACCTGTTATCGGATGCCAAGTCTGTGCGTCTTATGAGCACCACAGTCTTGGCTCTGGGTCACCGGGATTGTGGCGTGACCGGGTTTAAACCCAGAGTGGATTTTAAAGTTCCCACAAAAGTGAAAAGGCAAGTCATCTCTATAGGCAGTGATTTGTCTCTCGCCGGGGAGCTGCCAAAAACAGACCTGGAGGATTATATATGGTTTCAGGCCCCCGTCACTGTTAAAGGCTTctgtaaatga